CAAAAGCCGACCTAGAGCATCCAAAGGCACGAAACCGGCAGGCAATCTCTCCTTTCCTAAATCCTCGTGTCTAGCTCTCGGAAGAATGGTCAACGCGGTCAACGCACCTCTCAATCCCTCACTGGAGCCTAAACGTAACTGAGGCAGGTCCACATTTGTGGCTCGTATGCTCAGATGAGACCCTTACGATCTGCTCGACGCAGACATATGGATCCAAACTTTAACAATCACGAGCAGACTTACCGCGCCACCACTGCTCTAGGTTCACGCATGAAATCCGCGATCGTATTCGACTGGAATGGTACGCTGCTCGACGATGCCAATGCGGTGTTGCAAACCGTCAATGCCATTTTGAGCCGGTTCAGTCGCGCGACCGTAGACATGCAAAGGTTCCGCGAGGAGTTTGAGCTTCCGCTCTCCGTTCTTTACCGCAATCTGGACATGTCGGAAGATGAAGTCGAAGTCGTGCATAGTAACGACAGCGCCATCTTTCACGACACCTACGAATCCTTGGCAAGTAAAGCTCTTTTACGGAAAGGCGCACGAAATATCTTGCTAGCTGCACATCGCCAAGCCGTTCAAACCGTCATTCTGAGCAATCACATTGTCGAACCAATTCGCGTACAGGTGCGAAGACTTGG
The DNA window shown above is from Bradyrhizobium sp. ISRA464 and carries:
- a CDS encoding HAD hydrolase-like protein, which produces MDPNFNNHEQTYRATTALGSRMKSAIVFDWNGTLLDDANAVLQTVNAILSRFSRATVDMQRFREEFELPLSVLYRNLDMSEDEVEVVHSNDSAIFHDTYESLASKALLRKGARNILLAAHRQAVQTVILSNHIVEPIRVQVRRLGIKSCVTEILAFESRATQFRSMSKEDRLRLYMQANDLSVERTVVVGDMPIETEIARNLGLISVSITGGFVSESRLRAARPDYMIHDHHDLVPILQKHRILN